One Actinomyces marmotae DNA window includes the following coding sequences:
- a CDS encoding GNAT family N-acetyltransferase: MPLFTRRLTPVSPRRAGGVLALCSRDPVLSLPLAQQLERWRQWGSGDVVVLGRPAAPDAAAWSTGSLIVMGLAPRPDLGLPGAGRVGARALAEHARPRLMRNGSILGSPEDVSLLWDRLEAAGMRYREARWNQPVLIAPSPPGGLAARAVARRPFLDWVARGTRQARPEEEPLVLPASVAMFTEEVGYDPMSSGGSYARHVSWLVGEGRSYVLLDDGQGRPARPGGPARVAFKVDVGGIWHAPNGAVAQLTGVWTRPDLRGRGVGGVALAAAVDAVRQEHVGPGGGVSLYVNDFNAPARALYRSLGFTQHGAFATVLL; encoded by the coding sequence ATGCCCCTGTTCACGCGCCGACTGACCCCCGTGAGCCCCCGCCGCGCCGGGGGCGTGCTCGCCCTATGCTCCCGCGACCCCGTCCTGTCGCTGCCGCTCGCCCAGCAACTCGAGCGCTGGAGGCAATGGGGATCGGGGGACGTCGTCGTCCTGGGACGGCCCGCGGCCCCCGACGCCGCCGCCTGGTCCACGGGCTCCCTCATCGTCATGGGCCTGGCCCCGCGCCCTGATCTGGGCCTGCCCGGGGCGGGCCGCGTTGGCGCCCGCGCGCTCGCCGAGCACGCCCGCCCGCGCCTGATGCGCAACGGATCGATCCTCGGCAGCCCCGAGGACGTCTCGCTGCTGTGGGATCGCCTGGAGGCGGCCGGGATGCGCTACCGGGAGGCGCGGTGGAACCAGCCCGTCCTCATCGCGCCGAGCCCACCCGGGGGGCTCGCTGCCCGGGCGGTGGCCCGGCGCCCCTTCCTCGACTGGGTCGCGCGCGGGACGCGCCAGGCGCGCCCCGAGGAGGAACCCCTCGTCCTGCCGGCCTCGGTGGCCATGTTCACAGAGGAGGTCGGCTACGACCCCATGTCCTCCGGCGGCTCCTACGCCCGCCACGTCTCCTGGCTCGTGGGCGAGGGCCGCAGTTACGTGCTCCTCGACGACGGCCAGGGGCGCCCCGCGCGCCCCGGGGGCCCGGCGCGAGTGGCCTTCAAGGTCGACGTCGGCGGGATCTGGCACGCGCCCAACGGCGCGGTCGCCCAGCTCACCGGCGTGTGGACGCGCCCGGACCTGCGGGGCAGGGGAGTGGGCGGCGTGGCGCTGGCCGCCGCCGTCGACGCCGTGCGACAGGAGCACGTGGGGCCCGGCGGCGGGGTGAGCCTGTACGTCAATGACTTCAATGCCCCGGCGCGGGCGCTCTACCGCTCGCTCGGCTTCACCCAGCACGGCGCCTTCGCCACGGTGCTGCTCTGA